In a single window of the Nodularia spumigena CCY9414 genome:
- a CDS encoding Ppx/GppA phosphatase family protein, with the protein MLNLVSASWESVSTQPVKQNRIIAAIDMGTNSLHMVVVKIDPTLPSFGIIAKEKETVRLGNRDIATGELKPEIIDKAITVLKRFQEVAKTANAETIIAVATSAVREAPNGRDFLHRVEDELGLSVDLISGQEEARRIYLGVLSGMEFHNQPHIIVDIGGGSTELILGDSQEARSLTSTKVGAVRLTGEFITKDPISDAEFQYLQAYTRGMLERSVEDVLGNIQLGESPLLVGTSGTIETLAMINARENLDTVPSTLNGYQFSLKDLQNWVYRLRKMPNSEISNIPGMPDKRSEVILAGAVILQETMTLLGVESLTVCGRALREGVIVDWMLAHGLIEDRLRYQGSVRQRSVLKQADKYHINLEHSDRVALFALSLFDQTQGKLHNWGVNERQLLWAAAILHNCGHYISHSSHHKHSYYLVRNSELLGYTETEIEIIANLARYHRKSQPKKKHENYRNLLSKQHRQIVSQLSGILRLAVALDRRQIGAISCVQCEYHPDSQELQMLIFPSQPGDDCALELWSLDYKKPVFEDEFKVKLVAYLKHSPFAKI; encoded by the coding sequence ATGCTGAATTTAGTTTCAGCTAGCTGGGAAAGTGTTAGCACTCAACCAGTTAAGCAAAACCGGATTATTGCTGCTATTGACATGGGAACTAATTCCCTGCACATGGTAGTAGTAAAGATTGACCCGACATTACCATCGTTTGGGATTATTGCCAAAGAAAAAGAAACCGTCAGACTGGGTAATCGTGATATCGCTACTGGAGAACTGAAACCAGAAATCATTGACAAGGCGATTACCGTCCTCAAACGCTTTCAAGAAGTTGCCAAAACTGCGAATGCTGAAACAATCATTGCTGTAGCAACTAGCGCTGTGCGAGAAGCCCCCAATGGTAGAGACTTTCTGCACAGAGTAGAAGACGAGTTAGGTTTAAGCGTTGACTTGATTTCTGGTCAAGAAGAAGCGCGACGCATCTACCTGGGTGTACTTTCGGGGATGGAATTTCACAACCAACCCCATATAATTGTTGATATTGGCGGTGGTTCCACAGAATTAATTTTGGGCGATAGTCAAGAAGCGCGCAGTCTCACCAGTACAAAAGTTGGTGCAGTTAGACTCACTGGCGAGTTCATCACTAAGGACCCCATTAGCGATGCCGAGTTTCAGTACCTGCAAGCCTATACACGCGGGATGTTAGAACGTTCTGTGGAAGATGTGCTAGGAAATATCCAGTTGGGCGAATCTCCCCTTTTGGTGGGAACCTCCGGTACGATTGAAACCCTAGCAATGATTAATGCACGTGAAAATTTAGATACTGTTCCTTCCACCCTCAATGGCTACCAGTTCAGTCTGAAGGATTTGCAGAATTGGGTATATCGCTTGCGGAAAATGCCTAACTCAGAGATTTCTAATATACCGGGTATGCCAGATAAGCGCTCAGAAGTGATATTGGCTGGCGCTGTCATTTTACAGGAAACCATGACTTTGTTAGGGGTGGAATCATTGACGGTGTGCGGGCGCGCTCTCCGGGAAGGGGTAATTGTGGACTGGATGCTGGCACATGGTTTGATTGAAGATAGACTGCGCTATCAAGGTTCCGTGCGTCAACGCAGTGTGCTCAAACAGGCTGACAAGTATCATATTAATTTAGAACATAGCGATCGCGTGGCCTTATTTGCTTTGAGTTTATTTGACCAAACCCAAGGGAAATTACATAACTGGGGAGTCAACGAGCGACAACTGCTATGGGCTGCGGCTATATTACATAATTGTGGGCATTATATTAGCCATTCGTCTCACCACAAGCATTCCTACTATCTAGTTCGCAATAGTGAATTACTCGGCTATACCGAAACCGAGATTGAAATTATTGCTAATTTAGCCCGTTATCACCGTAAATCACAGCCCAAGAAAAAACACGAAAATTACCGTAATTTATTGAGTAAACAGCATCGACAAATAGTCAGTCAGTTGAGTGGTATTTTGAGATTGGCGGTGGCATTAGATAGACGACAAATTGGGGCGATATCCTGCGTACAGTGTGAGTATCATCCTGATAGCCAGGAATTACAAATGTTGATTTTTCCCTCTCAACCTGGTGATGACTGTGCCTTAGAACTTTGGAGTTTAGATTATAAAAAACCAGTGTTTGAAGATGAATTCAAGGTGAAATTGGTGGCTTATTTGAAACATTCTCCTTTTGCCAAGATATAG
- a CDS encoding type II toxin-antitoxin system VapC family toxin encodes MDRTHELIAPDLLLPEFGNILWKKVQRGQISVETSRQILQEFKAVKLPLLDTAVDQAIALRRTVYDCFYLALAVTQQCQMVTADEKFYNALQNTTYINNLLWVENI; translated from the coding sequence TTGGATAGAACTCACGAATTAATAGCACCAGATTTATTACTACCTGAATTTGGTAATATTCTTTGGAAAAAAGTTCAGCGTGGACAAATTAGTGTAGAAACCAGTCGCCAAATTTTGCAAGAATTTAAAGCCGTTAAGTTACCTTTGTTAGATACTGCCGTTGACCAGGCGATCGCACTACGAAGAACTGTGTATGATTGTTTTTACCTTGCTCTTGCTGTGACGCAACAATGCCAGATGGTGACAGCAGACGAGAAATTTTACAATGCGTTGCAAAACACTACTTACATAAATAATCTTCTGTGGGTGGAGAATATTTAA
- a CDS encoding Uma2 family endonuclease, with protein sequence MTSATNPATEELTPFPDHTQLPESDGTFVKNFQEHPQSILLTDSIKPILQKLHPDGQYCIGQDSGIYWRMSDPPEKGAEAPDWFYVPNVPPLLDGQTRRSYVLWREFIAPLIVLEFVSGDGSEERDKTPWKGKFWIYEQVIRPPFYGIYEVKKASVEVYHLIEGQYQPLPANERGHYPIPHLGVELGIWQGEYHNMELPWLRWWDLQGNLLLTGEERAERLTAQLRALGIEPEA encoded by the coding sequence ATGACCTCTGCAACCAATCCAGCCACTGAAGAACTCACCCCTTTTCCTGACCATACTCAGCTACCAGAGTCTGATGGTACTTTTGTGAAAAATTTCCAGGAACATCCTCAAAGCATTCTACTGACGGACTCCATTAAACCAATACTGCAAAAACTCCACCCCGATGGGCAGTACTGTATTGGACAAGATAGCGGTATTTACTGGCGCATGAGTGACCCCCCAGAAAAAGGCGCAGAAGCTCCTGACTGGTTTTATGTCCCGAATGTACCGCCCTTATTGGATGGACAAACCCGACGCTCTTACGTGCTGTGGCGAGAATTTATTGCCCCGTTGATTGTCTTAGAGTTTGTCTCTGGGGATGGTAGCGAGGAGCGAGACAAAACTCCTTGGAAGGGGAAATTTTGGATTTATGAGCAGGTGATTCGTCCTCCCTTCTATGGCATTTATGAAGTGAAAAAAGCCAGTGTAGAAGTTTATCATCTAATTGAAGGACAGTATCAGCCATTACCAGCAAATGAGCGTGGACATTATCCTATACCTCATTTGGGAGTTGAGTTAGGTATTTGGCAAGGAGAATATCACAATATGGAATTACCCTGGCTGCGTTGGTGGGATTTGCAAGGTAATTTGTTGTTGACTGGTGAAGAAAGAGCCGAACGCTTAACAGCTCAATTGCGTGCTTTGGGTATTGAACCAGAAGCGTGA
- the uvsE gene encoding UV DNA damage repair endonuclease UvsE encodes MNAIQVQNQPDLEQAQKPSPPYLGLVCVTISKQVRFRAMTRTRYLKLSFKERETVLKELYQDNLQRLDAALSFCQQNNIRLYRMTSALFPLSDMEDEIGANILEEMSADLSKIGQKAQALDIRMVLHPDQFVVLSSDSPEVVKTSIKILARHARTFDLLGLPRSPWSLMNIHGGKSQRPAELIKVISELPAEIKNRLTLENDEYAYSSEEILAVCEQTGIPMVFDAHHQICHEKLDSYDDPSVAAMLYAARETWANPDWQLVHISNGETAFKDRKHSNLITAMPQVYHQAPWIEVEAKHKEEAIAHLRSWWLMGQ; translated from the coding sequence ATGAATGCAATCCAAGTTCAAAATCAACCGGATCTAGAACAAGCACAAAAACCATCGCCACCATATTTAGGGCTGGTTTGTGTGACTATATCCAAGCAGGTGCGTTTTCGGGCTATGACACGCACGCGTTACTTAAAACTGTCTTTCAAAGAACGCGAAACTGTTTTAAAAGAACTCTATCAAGATAATTTGCAGCGTTTAGATGCAGCATTGTCTTTTTGTCAGCAAAATAATATTCGCCTGTATCGCATGACTTCGGCTTTATTTCCCCTGAGTGATATGGAAGACGAAATCGGCGCGAATATATTAGAGGAAATGAGCGCTGATTTAAGTAAAATTGGTCAAAAAGCGCAAGCATTAGATATTAGAATGGTGCTACACCCAGATCAATTTGTTGTGCTGAGTTCTGATTCTCCCGAAGTCGTCAAAACAAGTATCAAAATTTTAGCACGACACGCCCGGACATTTGACTTGTTAGGCTTACCTCGTTCCCCTTGGTCATTGATGAATATTCACGGTGGAAAATCTCAACGCCCAGCCGAACTAATTAAGGTAATCTCAGAATTACCAGCAGAAATTAAAAATCGTTTAACTCTAGAAAACGACGAATACGCCTACAGTTCTGAGGAAATTTTAGCAGTGTGTGAGCAGACTGGCATCCCAATGGTATTCGATGCTCATCACCAAATTTGCCATGAAAAATTAGATAGTTACGATGATCCCAGTGTAGCCGCTATGTTGTACGCAGCAAGAGAAACTTGGGCTAACCCAGATTGGCAATTAGTTCACATTTCCAACGGTGAAACCGCTTTTAAGGACAGAAAGCACAGTAACTTAATCACCGCCATGCCCCAAGTTTACCACCAAGCCCCCTGGATAGAAGTCGAAGCCAAACACAAAGAAGAAGCGATCGCACATTTGCGTTCTTGGTGGCTTATGGGACAATAA
- a CDS encoding DUF2141 domain-containing protein has translation MVKKLGLSVLLLAVMGNFAWTSIARGNFQGNLTVEIDGLRNTEGQVCVSIFANSQGFPNNSDRVLKRQCTKITDTSLKVTFDNLEAGSYAVALIHDQNKDQILNRNNLGMPLEGFGFSRNPEVRTSPPKFSNAAFLLAGPNTVVQIQLKYL, from the coding sequence ATGGTTAAAAAATTAGGACTTAGTGTGCTGCTACTTGCAGTTATGGGAAACTTCGCCTGGACATCGATTGCTAGGGGAAATTTCCAGGGAAATCTCACCGTGGAAATTGATGGATTGAGAAACACAGAAGGACAGGTGTGTGTGAGCATATTTGCTAATAGTCAAGGATTTCCCAACAATAGCGATCGCGTACTCAAAAGACAATGTACGAAGATTACCGATACATCCTTAAAAGTTACTTTTGATAACTTAGAAGCTGGTAGTTATGCTGTCGCCCTGATCCATGATCAGAATAAAGACCAAATCCTTAATCGTAATAACCTCGGTATGCCCCTCGAAGGCTTTGGGTTTTCCAGAAACCCAGAAGTTCGCACCAGTCCTCCCAAATTCAGCAATGCCGCTTTTTTGTTAGCAGGCCCAAATACAGTTGTCCAAATCCAATTGAAATATTTATAA
- a CDS encoding DMT family transporter: MQLKLSASKFPFAPLLLIAPFFFWGTAMVAMKGVIPHTAPLFMAGVRLLPAGVLILMAAVIMGKPQPSGWSAWLWIILFALIDGALFQGFLAEGLVRTTAGLGSVMIDSQPLAVALLSLWLFQEHIGLWGWLGLGIGVVGISLIGLPDEWIFQFFDANVNATIGNWQDLFASGEWLMLLAALSMAVGTVMIRFVCRYADPVMATGWHMILGGLPLWGISSVAESQQWQNLVTSEWIALGYATVFGSAIAYGLFFYFASSGSLTSLSSLTFLTPVFALLFGNLFLSEVLSPLQWVGVGLTLISIYLINQRENLAGENNKLSVGEETRQQSAVLEASTRI; the protein is encoded by the coding sequence ATGCAACTGAAACTCAGTGCATCTAAATTTCCTTTCGCTCCCTTATTGTTAATCGCCCCTTTTTTCTTCTGGGGAACAGCAATGGTGGCTATGAAAGGAGTCATACCCCACACTGCGCCCCTATTTATGGCAGGTGTGCGATTGCTACCTGCGGGGGTGTTAATTTTGATGGCAGCAGTAATTATGGGTAAACCCCAGCCTAGCGGTTGGTCAGCATGGCTGTGGATTATTTTATTTGCCTTGATAGATGGGGCTTTATTTCAAGGCTTTTTGGCAGAAGGATTAGTTAGAACTACTGCTGGGTTGGGGTCTGTGATGATTGACTCCCAACCTTTGGCGGTGGCTTTGTTGTCGTTGTGGCTATTCCAAGAACATATTGGTTTGTGGGGATGGCTGGGATTAGGAATAGGAGTTGTAGGCATAAGTTTAATTGGTTTGCCCGATGAGTGGATTTTTCAGTTTTTTGATGCCAACGTCAATGCAACTATTGGTAATTGGCAAGATTTGTTTGCTAGTGGTGAATGGTTAATGCTGTTAGCCGCCCTCTCAATGGCTGTGGGAACAGTCATGATTCGGTTTGTGTGTAGATATGCAGACCCGGTAATGGCTACGGGATGGCACATGATTTTGGGTGGATTGCCGTTGTGGGGAATTTCATCTGTGGCAGAATCTCAACAGTGGCAGAATCTGGTGACATCTGAATGGATTGCTTTGGGTTATGCTACAGTTTTTGGGAGTGCGATCGCCTATGGATTATTTTTTTACTTTGCTTCTAGCGGTAGTTTGACCAGTCTCAGTTCTCTGACCTTTTTAACTCCGGTCTTTGCCCTATTATTTGGCAATCTCTTCCTCTCGGAAGTTCTCAGTCCCTTGCAGTGGGTGGGAGTAGGACTAACTCTAATCAGCATCTATCTCATTAACCAGCGTGAAAACCTGGCGGGAGAGAATAACAAACTGAGTGTGGGAGAAGAAACTAGACAGCAATCAGCAGTCTTAGAAGCATCTACTCGAATATAA
- a CDS encoding Hsp70 family protein, whose product MGIAIDFGTSNTVIARWNPVTQQPETLTIPGLSIQQSLNPPLIPSLVYIEEATQGKVLVGQEVRDRGFDLKNDTRFFRSFKRGIGADIQGFLPEIDGENITFEQVGQLFLTQVIEKLAPTQGGLDSLILTVPVDSFEAYRHWLGKVCQALPVERVQMVDEPTAAALGYGLADQEILLVIDFGGGTLDLSLVRLDQSVQTKKPIGFLLKWGNKSLGDNSRQKPKTARVLAKAGQNLGGTDIDAWLVDYFAKTQGLAVTPLTTRLAERVKIQLSTQNQASEVYFDDENFESYELSLSREVLEDILKEQGFFAQLDESMTSLLQQARRQGIEVADINAVLLVGGTVQLPAVQTWVKKYFQPEKIRCERPFEAIAQGALQLAQGMEIKDFLYHSYGVRYWDRRNQRHNWHSIIKTGQAYPMSESVELVLGASLENQPSIELIIGELGSQTASTEVYFDGDRLITRRMEEGGTSVKPLNDQAGARTIAQLTPPGFPGSDRIKILFQVDEQRFLRITVEDLLTNDTLLENQLVAQLS is encoded by the coding sequence ATGGGTATAGCTATAGATTTTGGTACAAGTAACACAGTTATTGCCCGTTGGAACCCCGTCACCCAACAGCCCGAAACCCTGACTATACCGGGTTTATCAATTCAGCAAAGCCTCAACCCGCCACTAATTCCCAGCTTAGTGTACATAGAAGAGGCAACACAAGGTAAAGTTTTAGTAGGGCAAGAAGTACGCGATCGCGGTTTTGACCTCAAGAACGACACGCGATTTTTCCGCAGCTTCAAACGGGGAATTGGTGCAGATATTCAAGGTTTCTTACCCGAAATAGATGGCGAGAACATCACCTTTGAGCAAGTAGGACAATTATTCCTCACACAGGTAATTGAAAAACTAGCACCCACCCAAGGCGGTTTAGATTCTCTAATCTTAACAGTACCCGTAGACAGCTTTGAAGCTTATCGTCATTGGTTAGGCAAAGTTTGTCAAGCCCTCCCCGTCGAAAGAGTGCAGATGGTAGATGAACCCACCGCAGCAGCTTTGGGTTACGGTTTAGCAGACCAAGAAATTCTCTTGGTGATTGACTTTGGCGGTGGTACATTAGATTTATCTCTGGTACGCTTGGATCAAAGTGTGCAAACCAAAAAGCCTATAGGATTTCTCCTGAAATGGGGGAATAAATCTCTAGGTGACAATTCTCGCCAAAAACCTAAAACAGCCCGTGTACTAGCCAAAGCAGGGCAGAATCTGGGCGGTACTGATATTGATGCTTGGTTAGTAGATTACTTTGCTAAAACTCAAGGACTAGCGGTGACTCCCTTGACAACACGATTAGCCGAACGGGTGAAAATTCAGCTATCGACCCAAAACCAAGCTAGTGAAGTTTATTTTGATGACGAGAATTTTGAAAGCTATGAATTGTCACTCAGCCGCGAAGTTTTAGAGGATATTCTCAAAGAACAGGGATTTTTTGCTCAATTAGATGAGTCGATGACGAGTTTATTACAGCAAGCGCGACGACAGGGGATAGAAGTTGCAGATATTAACGCTGTGTTGTTAGTGGGTGGGACTGTGCAATTACCCGCAGTGCAGACATGGGTAAAAAAATATTTTCAGCCGGAAAAAATTCGCTGTGAACGTCCTTTTGAAGCGATCGCTCAAGGTGCGTTACAGTTAGCTCAAGGTATGGAAATTAAAGACTTTCTCTACCATAGTTACGGTGTCCGCTATTGGGATCGCCGCAATCAACGCCACAATTGGCATTCTATTATTAAAACTGGACAGGCTTACCCCATGAGTGAGTCAGTGGAATTAGTTTTAGGCGCATCTTTAGAAAATCAACCCAGCATTGAATTAATTATTGGGGAATTGGGATCTCAAACCGCTAGCACTGAAGTTTATTTTGATGGCGATCGCTTAATTACTCGCCGCATGGAAGAAGGCGGAACCAGCGTTAAACCCCTGAATGATCAAGCAGGTGCGAGAACCATCGCCCAATTGACACCGCCAGGATTTCCGGGAAGCGATCGCATTAAAATATTGTTTCAAGTAGACGAACAGCGTTTTTTACGCATCACAGTTGAGGATTTGTTAACCAATGACACGCTTTTAGAAAATCAACTTGTCGCCCAGTTGAGTTAG
- a CDS encoding transposase: MPRPQRELKSGFCYHITTRCNNREFRLTRLECREVFLYAIKKAQDKYGFKLYALCIMSNHVHYLLEPKQPEELPKIMHWLNWYTAMCFNRMLNRTGHFWEKRYHSTGFANTDKLRALNTLRYIHANPKAAGMQQGFFYDFSNYGTHDRLSNDGITQWHPAFLQLGRTLEECAARYRRFCRKYKPKAKPEKRNHWGSRFLPSMIKRGKAKKSSPGQMSLPWNNQKVTESTEVHEVAEKFIHANCYEPPVPGIGFMKC; encoded by the coding sequence ATGCCTCGCCCTCAACGCGAACTTAAATCTGGCTTTTGTTATCACATTACTACCCGTTGCAATAATCGGGAATTTCGGCTGACGCGGTTAGAATGTCGTGAAGTTTTCCTTTATGCCATTAAGAAGGCACAGGATAAGTATGGATTTAAGCTCTATGCTTTGTGCATTATGAGCAATCATGTACATTACCTGCTGGAACCCAAACAGCCAGAGGAATTACCCAAAATTATGCACTGGCTCAACTGGTATACTGCCATGTGCTTTAACCGAATGTTGAACCGCACAGGGCATTTTTGGGAGAAACGATATCACAGTACGGGTTTTGCGAATACGGATAAGTTACGGGCTTTAAATACTTTGCGATATATCCACGCTAACCCGAAAGCGGCGGGAATGCAGCAGGGTTTTTTCTATGATTTTAGCAATTATGGCACTCATGACCGTTTGAGTAATGATGGCATCACTCAATGGCATCCAGCCTTTTTACAATTGGGGAGAACGTTGGAGGAGTGCGCGGCTAGGTATCGCCGATTTTGTCGCAAATATAAACCAAAGGCAAAACCAGAGAAGCGAAATCATTGGGGAAGTCGCTTTTTGCCTTCGATGATTAAGAGAGGGAAGGCTAAAAAGTCGTCGCCTGGGCAAATGAGTTTACCTTGGAATAACCAAAAAGTAACTGAAAGTACGGAGGTGCATGAGGTAGCAGAAAAGTTTATTCACGCAAATTGTTATGAGCCGCCCGTGCCAGGTATCGGATTTATGAAATGTTGA
- a CDS encoding FitA-like ribbon-helix-helix domain-containing protein, with product MAQILVENLDPLILEKLETLAKQHGRSLQEELKHILQQARA from the coding sequence ATGGCTCAAATCTTAGTTGAAAATTTAGACCCCTTGATTCTAGAAAAGCTAGAAACTCTTGCCAAACAACACGGTAGGTCTTTGCAAGAGGAATTAAAACATATCCTGCAACAAGCGAGAGCATAA
- a CDS encoding 4-hydroxybenzoate solanesyltransferase, producing the protein MLNPQELKQEPVWLTIIRLLRWHKPEGRLILMIPALWAVFLAASGKPPLPLVGVIVLGTLATSAAGCVVNDLWDRNIDPEVERTRNRPLASRALSIKVGIVVAIVSLVCAAALALYLNPLSFWLSVAAVPVILFYPGAKRVFPVPQLVLSIAWGFAVLISWSAVTPTLSQPTWLLWGATILWTLGFDTVYAMSDREDDRRIGVNSSALFFGHYAPTAIGIFFVTTVILLIRLGLLINLNFTFWVSLGIATIAWSWQYLRLRKQDLPNSEYGQMFRQNVWIGFILLAGMIAGSLF; encoded by the coding sequence ATGCTGAATCCTCAAGAACTCAAACAGGAACCTGTATGGCTGACTATTATCCGGCTTTTGCGGTGGCATAAACCAGAAGGAAGATTAATTTTAATGATTCCGGCTCTTTGGGCTGTGTTTTTAGCAGCCTCTGGAAAACCACCTTTACCTTTAGTAGGCGTAATTGTTTTGGGGACTCTAGCCACAAGTGCGGCTGGTTGTGTAGTTAACGATTTGTGGGATCGGAACATTGACCCGGAAGTAGAAAGAACACGAAATCGCCCTCTAGCTTCCCGCGCCCTGTCTATCAAAGTCGGTATTGTGGTCGCTATTGTTTCCTTAGTGTGTGCAGCAGCACTTGCTTTATATCTTAACCCCTTAAGTTTCTGGTTATCTGTGGCAGCTGTACCAGTAATTTTATTTTATCCAGGTGCAAAGCGAGTATTTCCAGTACCGCAGCTAGTTCTTTCCATTGCTTGGGGTTTTGCGGTGTTGATTAGCTGGAGTGCGGTAACACCAACCCTTTCTCAACCTACTTGGCTATTGTGGGGTGCAACAATTCTCTGGACATTGGGATTTGATACGGTTTATGCTATGAGCGATCGCGAAGATGATCGACGCATTGGCGTTAATTCCAGCGCTTTATTTTTTGGTCATTACGCCCCTACAGCTATTGGCATTTTCTTTGTTACTACAGTAATTCTACTGATTCGGTTAGGTCTATTGATTAACCTGAACTTCACATTTTGGGTTAGCCTAGGAATTGCTACTATTGCCTGGAGTTGGCAGTATTTACGTTTAAGAAAGCAAGACCTACCCAACTCTGAGTATGGTCAAATGTTCCGCCAAAATGTCTGGATTGGTTTTATTTTACTTGCGGGAATGATTGCTGGCTCTCTCTTTTGA
- a CDS encoding S66 peptidase family protein — MQSQILPPPLQPGDLLRVIAPSGALREFEAFDRSVEIWRSRGYQVDIMPILADKWGYLAQTDESRRQQLTTAWSDPNCRGILCTRGGFGTTRILENWTWDINSAPPKWLIGFSDITALLWSLYTAGISSVHAPVLTTLADETDWSIQRLFDFVEGRPIPPLVGCGWGGGMATGLLLPGNLTVTTHLLATSIIPDLDGVILAWEDVTEAPYRIDRMLTQWRLSGVLSKVRGIALGSFTKCEPPPNVPSFSVQEVLRDRLGDLGIPIVSDLPFGHGNPNAALPVGVLATLDADQGILSISH, encoded by the coding sequence ATGCAATCTCAGATATTACCTCCACCCCTACAACCTGGTGACTTATTAAGAGTAATTGCTCCGAGTGGTGCGTTGCGAGAATTTGAAGCATTTGACCGGAGTGTAGAAATTTGGCGATCGCGTGGTTATCAAGTCGATATAATGCCAATATTAGCTGATAAATGGGGATATTTAGCTCAAACAGACGAATCTCGTCGTCAACAACTAACCACAGCCTGGTCAGATCCAAATTGTCGTGGTATCCTCTGCACCAGGGGCGGATTTGGTACCACCCGCATTTTAGAAAATTGGACTTGGGATATCAACTCAGCACCCCCAAAATGGCTGATTGGGTTTTCCGACATCACAGCTTTGTTATGGAGTCTTTACACAGCAGGAATTTCCAGTGTTCATGCTCCTGTCCTGACGACCCTAGCAGATGAGACAGATTGGTCAATTCAGCGATTATTCGATTTTGTCGAAGGTCGCCCTATCCCTCCTCTGGTGGGTTGTGGTTGGGGGGGTGGAATGGCTACAGGTCTTTTACTACCAGGTAATCTCACAGTCACAACTCATCTTTTAGCTACATCCATAATACCAGATTTGGATGGTGTGATTTTGGCATGGGAAGATGTCACAGAAGCACCCTACCGCATTGACCGAATGTTGACGCAGTGGCGTTTAAGTGGTGTTTTATCAAAAGTCCGTGGTATTGCTTTGGGAAGCTTTACTAAATGCGAACCACCGCCAAATGTGCCTAGTTTCAGTGTACAAGAAGTCTTACGCGATCGCCTGGGGGATTTAGGCATTCCCATTGTATCCGATTTACCCTTTGGTCACGGCAATCCTAATGCAGCTTTACCTGTGGGTGTATTAGCAACATTAGACGCAGACCAGGGGATTTTGAGTATTAGTCATTAG
- a CDS encoding peptidoglycan-binding protein, translating to MRLCHSSILIFTCFTCLGFYPHRASTATSNLASLEIAQASSTTPTIESILIPGSRGADVKRLQTKLKDLGYYNSEIDGLYGPDTQNAVVQFQKFRNLGRTDGVADLTTRNSLQTFWSEKNPVFASSISTVSETDVPETEPAQQSQRGFIWWSLLGLGILGSVGALLFGVKLLGQSKGDSISTTSEFTASGSDKKARRKPPVPEVENLSDPQENHVSVSSPQTAKPSVTTAVLPPEMTSRLTKLSIVDQLIQDLRSHDRSKRRKAIWNLGQQGDSRAIQPLVDLMINADSQQRSLILAALAEINARALRPMNRALAISLQDESPQVRQNAIRDLTRVYDMMSQMSQMLAHAVEDSDADVQTTAKYALTQMNQLRVLPNQQSLPEDHHTQPEQRKL from the coding sequence ATGAGGCTATGCCATTCCTCAATTCTGATTTTTACCTGTTTTACTTGCCTGGGTTTTTACCCACATCGGGCAAGTACAGCAACATCTAACCTAGCATCCCTAGAAATTGCACAAGCAAGTTCGACAACGCCTACCATAGAGAGTATTCTCATCCCCGGTAGTCGAGGGGCAGATGTTAAGAGACTGCAAACCAAATTAAAGGATTTAGGATACTACAATAGTGAGATAGATGGACTATATGGGCCAGATACGCAAAATGCTGTAGTTCAGTTTCAGAAATTCCGCAATTTAGGAAGAACAGATGGTGTTGCTGACCTGACAACTAGGAACAGTCTGCAAACATTTTGGTCAGAGAAAAATCCGGTTTTCGCCTCTTCTATTTCAACTGTCTCAGAAACTGATGTCCCAGAAACTGAGCCGGCTCAACAAAGCCAGCGAGGGTTTATCTGGTGGTCGTTATTGGGTCTGGGAATTCTCGGAAGTGTTGGCGCACTCCTGTTCGGGGTGAAATTGTTGGGTCAGAGCAAAGGTGATTCAATATCTACAACTAGCGAATTTACGGCTTCGGGATCTGATAAAAAAGCCCGGAGAAAGCCACCTGTTCCAGAGGTGGAAAACCTATCCGACCCACAGGAAAATCATGTATCTGTGAGCAGTCCACAAACAGCAAAACCATCAGTTACCACAGCAGTATTACCACCGGAAATGACTTCGCGTCTGACTAAACTGAGTATTGTTGATCAACTGATTCAGGACTTACGCAGTCATGACCGCTCGAAGCGGCGCAAGGCTATTTGGAATTTGGGTCAGCAAGGCGACTCACGCGCCATTCAGCCACTGGTAGACTTGATGATTAATGCCGATTCTCAACAACGCAGTTTAATTTTGGCGGCTTTGGCAGAAATTAATGCTCGCGCACTCAGACCGATGAACCGTGCTTTGGCAATTTCATTACAAGATGAAAGTCCACAAGTGCGACAAAATGCCATCCGTGACTTGACTCGCGTTTATGACATGATGTCTCAAATGAGCCAGATGTTAGCTCACGCGGTGGAAGACTCGGATGCTGATGTGCAAACTACGGCAAAGTATGCTCTGACTCAGATGAATCAATTGCGGGTTTTACCCAATCAACAGAGTCTACCGGAAGACCATCACACACAGCCAGAACAAAGGAAATTATAA